One segment of Massilia sp. Se16.2.3 DNA contains the following:
- a CDS encoding response regulator transcription factor — translation MRILIVEDHPDILANLYGFLEPKGHVLDSARNGYAGLALASENEYDVIVLDLGLPGLNGLELCQKLRNELASRTPVLMLTARDSLADKVAGFDSGADDYLVKPFSLVELDVRLKALVRRSEGRTAASSKLRVGELVFDPDTQEATREGQPITLTRTGYVLLRTLMAASPRIVSRETLEHAVWGDDRPDSDALRTHIHALRQAIDKPFTHAMLRTVAGVGYRLALPDAAG, via the coding sequence ATGCGCATCCTTATCGTCGAAGACCATCCCGACATCCTGGCGAACCTGTATGGTTTCCTGGAGCCGAAAGGCCACGTGCTCGACTCCGCGCGCAACGGCTATGCGGGCCTGGCGCTGGCGTCCGAAAACGAATACGACGTCATCGTCCTCGACCTCGGCCTGCCCGGCCTGAACGGCCTGGAGCTGTGCCAGAAACTGCGCAACGAATTGGCCAGCCGCACGCCGGTATTGATGCTGACGGCGCGCGACAGCCTCGCCGACAAAGTCGCCGGTTTCGACAGCGGCGCCGACGATTACCTGGTCAAGCCGTTTTCCCTCGTCGAGCTCGACGTGCGCCTGAAGGCGCTGGTGCGCCGCTCCGAGGGCCGTACCGCCGCCAGCAGCAAGCTGCGCGTCGGCGAACTCGTGTTCGATCCGGATACCCAGGAGGCGACCCGCGAAGGGCAGCCGATCACGCTCACCCGAACCGGTTACGTGCTGCTGCGCACGCTGATGGCCGCGTCGCCACGCATCGTCTCGCGCGAGACGCTCGAGCACGCCGTATGGGGCGACGACCGTCCCGACAGCGACGCCTTGCGTACGCACATCCACGCACTGCGCCAGGCCATCGACAAACCTTTTACCCACGCCATGCTGCGCACCGTCGCCGGCGTCGGTTACCGACTGGCGCTTCCCGATGCAGCCGGCTGA
- a CDS encoding HAMP domain-containing sensor histidine kinase yields the protein MPPGVAEVDVDGVGLHVLSGSDARGPYVVVDHESDYEKVELVVYAMFAVCFLGFVLLAAALGGYFARRVVTPISELADAVAHGRNALPSTARKDELGILARALEAHTAELRAFLDRERFFTGDVSHELRSPLTVIMGAAEIPVANAADAATRAPAERIYRAARDAAECVTVLLLLARGPELGRLAPVQVDAIAAREVERYRALVAGRPVRMQYSDGAQFSIQAPAELCAAAIGNLVRNACQYTEQGEVIVALEPGRVIVEDTGPGLPAAVRDTLVQAGSHAGVPSQGSAGTGLGLSLVMRICEYLNASLDYEERLGGGSRFTIRFADFTPS from the coding sequence TTGCCGCCAGGCGTGGCCGAGGTCGACGTCGACGGGGTCGGCCTGCACGTGCTCAGCGGTAGCGATGCACGGGGCCCGTATGTCGTCGTCGACCACGAGAGCGATTACGAAAAGGTCGAGCTGGTCGTATATGCGATGTTCGCCGTCTGCTTCCTCGGCTTCGTGCTGCTGGCCGCGGCGCTCGGCGGCTATTTTGCGCGGCGGGTGGTGACCCCGATCAGCGAACTGGCCGATGCCGTCGCCCACGGCCGCAACGCGCTGCCGTCGACCGCGCGCAAGGATGAGCTCGGCATATTGGCGCGCGCGCTGGAAGCGCATACCGCCGAACTGCGTGCCTTCCTCGACCGCGAACGCTTCTTCACGGGCGACGTCAGCCACGAACTGCGCAGTCCGCTGACGGTGATCATGGGCGCGGCCGAGATCCCGGTGGCGAATGCGGCCGATGCCGCCACGCGCGCACCGGCAGAGCGCATCTACCGGGCGGCGCGCGACGCCGCCGAATGCGTGACCGTGTTGTTGCTGCTGGCGCGCGGGCCGGAACTCGGGCGCCTGGCGCCGGTGCAGGTCGATGCCATCGCCGCGCGCGAAGTAGAGCGCTACCGCGCGCTGGTTGCCGGCCGGCCGGTACGGATGCAGTACAGCGACGGCGCCCAGTTCAGCATCCAGGCGCCCGCCGAGCTGTGCGCCGCCGCCATCGGCAACCTGGTGCGCAATGCCTGCCAGTACACCGAGCAGGGCGAGGTCATCGTCGCGCTCGAGCCGGGACGTGTCATCGTCGAAGATACCGGCCCCGGCTTGCCCGCAGCCGTGCGCGACACGCTGGTCCAGGCGGGAAGCCACGCGGGGGTGCCGTCGCAGGGATCCGCCGGCACGGGCCTGGGCCTGTCGCTGGTGATGCGCATCTGCGAATACCTGAACGCCTCGCTCGATTACGAAGAGCGGCTTGGGGGCGGCAGCCGTTTTACCATCCGCTTCGCCGATTTCACGCCTTCTTAA
- a CDS encoding phosphoethanolamine transferase: protein MDKFFARRINAHFLTLVVALLLATFSNIKFWTTFAQAAGGLTLARLPLLAGAFAIIVLFFNACLTLASFRFVAKPVLIVLVLTASAASYFIAAYGVVIDKAMIQNVFETDTREAAELFNWHMVLTVGLLGVLPSILIARAQIRFPQGVRGLLGRAGIAGGSLLAAVLLLVLLFKSLAPAVREHRELRFLLTPTNTIQALHGYLRNKWSTPVVVAPLGRDAIKGTSWAGQARRTVTVIVVGETARAMNFSLNGYSRETNPLLSRQPGLINFSNVSSCGTATAVSVPCVFSALGHDRFSQEKASSQEGLLDVLKHAGFDVLWRDNNSGCKGVCDRVAYQDMSHPTAGDPFCEGEECHDERLLAGLPQLIRNSHGDLVIVLHQKGSHGPAYAHRYPRGFGRFGPVCDSNEFEQCSRESIAAAYDNTILYTDYFLSKTIDLLRETAQDAGVDTAMLYFSDHGESLGENNMYLHGAPYMFAPSEQTRVPMMLWMSDGYTSRFGIDRTCLMARRDQPVSHDNVFHSVLGMLDVNTAVLNPKLDLFRACTRGS from the coding sequence TTGGACAAGTTCTTCGCTCGGCGCATCAATGCGCATTTCCTCACGCTGGTTGTGGCTTTGCTGTTGGCCACGTTCAGCAACATCAAGTTCTGGACGACCTTCGCGCAGGCCGCCGGCGGGCTGACGCTCGCCAGGCTGCCGCTGCTGGCAGGCGCGTTCGCGATCATCGTCCTGTTCTTCAATGCCTGCCTGACGCTGGCCAGCTTCCGCTTCGTCGCCAAGCCGGTGCTGATCGTGCTGGTGCTGACCGCCTCGGCCGCCAGCTATTTCATTGCCGCCTACGGCGTCGTCATCGACAAGGCAATGATCCAGAACGTGTTCGAGACGGACACGCGCGAAGCGGCCGAGCTGTTCAACTGGCACATGGTGCTGACCGTCGGCCTGCTCGGCGTGTTGCCGTCGATCCTGATTGCACGTGCACAGATCCGCTTCCCGCAAGGTGTGCGCGGTTTGCTGGGACGGGCCGGCATTGCCGGCGGCTCCCTGCTGGCGGCAGTGCTGCTGCTCGTGCTGCTGTTCAAAAGCCTGGCACCGGCCGTGCGCGAACACCGCGAGCTGCGCTTCCTGCTCACGCCCACCAATACCATCCAGGCCCTGCATGGCTACCTGCGCAACAAGTGGAGCACGCCCGTGGTGGTGGCGCCGCTAGGACGCGATGCGATCAAGGGGACGTCGTGGGCCGGACAGGCACGCAGGACGGTCACCGTGATCGTGGTTGGCGAGACGGCGCGTGCGATGAATTTCTCCCTCAACGGTTACAGCCGCGAGACCAATCCGCTGTTGTCGCGCCAACCCGGCCTGATCAATTTCTCGAACGTGAGTTCCTGCGGCACCGCAACCGCCGTGTCGGTTCCCTGCGTGTTCTCGGCACTCGGCCACGACCGCTTTTCGCAGGAAAAGGCGTCGAGCCAGGAGGGCTTGCTCGACGTGCTCAAGCATGCCGGCTTCGACGTCCTGTGGCGCGACAACAATTCCGGCTGCAAGGGCGTCTGCGACCGCGTCGCGTACCAGGACATGTCGCACCCGACAGCGGGCGACCCCTTCTGCGAAGGCGAGGAATGCCATGACGAGCGCCTGCTGGCCGGACTGCCCCAGCTGATCCGCAACAGCCATGGCGACCTGGTCATCGTGCTGCACCAGAAGGGCAGCCACGGTCCGGCTTATGCGCACCGCTATCCGCGGGGCTTCGGCCGCTTCGGTCCGGTATGCGACAGTAACGAGTTCGAGCAGTGCTCGCGCGAGTCGATCGCCGCGGCCTACGACAACACCATCCTGTACACCGATTATTTCCTCAGCAAGACCATCGACCTGCTGCGCGAGACGGCGCAGGATGCCGGCGTCGACACGGCGATGCTGTACTTCTCGGATCACGGCGAGTCGCTCGGCGAGAACAACATGTACCTGCACGGCGCGCCCTACATGTTCGCCCCCAGCGAACAGACCCGGGTGCCGATGATGCTGTGGATGTCCGACGGTTATACATCGCGCTTCGGCATCGACCGTACCTGCCTGATGGCGCGCCGTGACCAGCCGGTGTCGCACGATAACGTGTTCCATTCGGTGCTCGGCATGCTGGACGTGAACACGGCGGTGCTCAATCCCAAGCTGGACCTGTTCCGCGCCTGCACCCGGGGCAGCTGA
- a CDS encoding phosphatase PAP2 family protein, producing MRHTDLTQAPALLGARQVARLCAWLALTALVILWIGRCTDIDLMLADAVYDTANHVFPWRHAWLTDTFSHVILKGLLTLAAAYFMLAAAFDAFRPRAARDAASRLRLRVVGLSALLVPLAISALKQTSDAYCPWDLARYGGHAPYLRLFDALPPGVLPGHCLPAGHASSALWLVALCVYWLPGRPGAAGKAALCALAAGGIVGWMQQLRGAHFLTHTLWSVWIACAVVLLVVLALQWQLGYRRQEALAPFIDDPVDEAA from the coding sequence ATGCGGCACACGGACCTGACCCAGGCGCCGGCGCTGCTCGGCGCGCGCCAAGTTGCGCGCCTGTGCGCCTGGCTGGCGCTGACTGCCCTTGTCATCCTCTGGATCGGCCGCTGCACCGACATCGACCTGATGCTGGCCGACGCGGTCTACGACACGGCGAACCACGTCTTCCCGTGGCGCCACGCCTGGTTGACCGATACCTTCAGCCACGTCATCCTGAAGGGTTTGCTAACGCTGGCGGCGGCCTATTTCATGCTGGCGGCGGCCTTCGACGCTTTCCGTCCACGCGCCGCGCGTGACGCCGCAAGCCGCCTGCGCCTGCGCGTGGTGGGACTGTCGGCGCTGCTGGTGCCGCTCGCGATCAGCGCACTCAAGCAGACAAGCGACGCGTATTGTCCGTGGGACCTGGCGCGCTACGGCGGCCATGCGCCTTACTTGCGGCTGTTCGATGCGCTGCCGCCCGGCGTGCTGCCCGGCCATTGCCTGCCTGCGGGACACGCTTCGAGCGCGCTATGGCTGGTGGCGCTGTGTGTCTACTGGCTGCCGGGCCGCCCGGGCGCGGCGGGAAAGGCTGCCCTGTGCGCGCTGGCCGCCGGGGGCATCGTCGGCTGGATGCAGCAGCTGCGTGGCGCGCACTTCCTGACCCACACCCTGTGGTCGGTCTGGATCGCCTGCGCCGTGGTGCTGCTGGTCGTGCTCGCACTGCAGTGGCAGCTGGGCTACCGGAGACAGGAAGCGCTGGCGCCCTTCATCGACGATCCGGTCGACGAAGCCGCGTGA